The sequence GTAGAAGGATATAAACGTGGAACTtcatctttatatttatatcgcTCGCCAAACCTGATTTTTGCACTATTAAAATAGAGAAatttatgtttaaaatattcAGTTGTACACTGCGTATTTATAGGGAAATTCGGTTCAGCTGGGATACATTTTTAACTGAATGaggaaatgaaatttattataaaggttttgttttttggtatgaTGCATACATACAGTGGTGACCATAATAATAGTAGAGTGacatattaaaaagttttgactattaaattttgattatattatatatttatttcaatttttgtttaagtatGGTTCGAACTATAATTTCAAtctttgtacaaaaataaaaaaaaattaacaacagaTTTCCttaaatctttcaaattttttaattagaatcttTAGAATAAATTGAGTTACTAAAGAAATTTGAAGGTACGATATCGAAACTAGTGAGTGACATAATGAATAATATACTCGCAGCAGTGCACCAATGGACAACACAGGCAGGCCTAGGGATAAATGCTGATAAAACGgatatgatactttttactagAAGGTACAAGATCCCCTTTTGGCAACCCACGAAGCTAAACGACGTGGGACTAACTCTTAACAACTACACAAAGTAGCTTGGAGTAATTTTGGATAGTAAACTATCATGGAAGTACAATATAttagagaggaagaaaaaggtcAGCAACGCACTATACGCATGTATACAGATGCTGGGAGTTACATGGGGTCTATCTCCTGCTATAatgcattggtgctactcagccatagtaaagccaatattactatacGGTACTCTGGTGTGGTGGACTGCTCTAAGAAGACCGACATATAAAAAGCCTATCgaaagtattcaacgtcttGGTGCACTCTGCACAACAGGTGCATTGAGAACTACTCCAACGGCagcgcttgaaagaatactcaacttgtCACCGATTGATATTGCGGCGGAATGTCTAGCAGCTACATCTGCCGTAAGACTCAGCGTGACAGgcgaatttacctgtaaaacatTTGGACTTAGCTCAATAGGCATTAGTTATAGGGTCCAAacggactatatgactccgaaatgcaatggggtgaagaaattccgaacaacaatagaagaagaggggtggaaaaagggaatgaaacctaacccaaatactcttaatatatttaccgaTGGCTCGAAAATGGTAGACGGAGTAGGGGCACGGATctattgcgcagagctaggcatcaggcagccatttaagcttcctgaccactgtagtatctttcaagcagaagtctttgcggtaggaaaggctgcagaaatagcaatcgcaaagacatcaagcaactccgaaataaatatatacgttgacagctAAGCTGCGATATGAAATTTCctctaaaaatgttctaaaaagcaggGAAGCAATACAGAGATTAGCCGCAGACAGATGGTTCTATATCTATTgcgtacccggacataagggcattgcaggaaacgaaattgtagatgagattgccaaaagcgcggtttacagacaattcgaacaagaaagcGTCATATTGAAACCTTTAAATTCGGTATACCaagacatcgctgcggacatgaaaatagcCACTTGCAGAActgcgaaaatcatgtgtacgcagagtgcagataaatacgtccgATTCGTACTAGCCTTGTCcagaaaggaaagcagaactatcggaggtatgctgacaggccacaatttgttagcggggcacgcatacaagatgggaattgcaaacaataaCAGCTGTAGATATTGCAATTAACTAGAGGCgagggaaactcttgaacaccttctatgttcttgccctgccttagctagaacccgaatgaaatgtgcaatatgagaggttagaatgcctctcggggttagagcttcagagcttacttagattcgcaaaaggcgcaggcttattacaagaagactactacaaggaaacataGGTGCCAAGCTCCATCTAGTACCAATAGGTCCACACGATGGCTTTCACCCAGCcaagtcaacctaacctaacctaacccttaGAATAATTTGggatatgcagttttgtagcctattaaattttagtgcaatattatgcaaatttaaagtggctcaaaatttacgttgatttttgataattttttttgttgacgatgTTGTGCATTCTCTTCTATATAAAGAATGCtcggaataaaaaattaaaaaaaaaaattaatacaaaacaaataaatagtcgAAACCTTTCAATATGTCGCGTTACTTTTATTGCGACCTCCACTGTACATTTAAAAGACATGCACATCTTTAGTAATAAATATTgctattgttttaatattattttattaaatggtttaaatacaatgaaataaGCCACTTAAAttctaaaagaattttattatgAGGAAGAGTTATAGATTTTGGCTTTCTTTCATAACTGGTCAACACACAAATAGGTACATGTATACACAtagcgggtgtttttttaggatTAAAGAACTTATTATCTTCCTCTTCTTCGTCCTCTCCCTGATTCCTTTAGTTGGGGTCGGCCATTCCCGTACGCAATCTCCATGTTACTCCGTCCTGAGTTTGTCCCTTTGTTGACTTTGCTTCGttgaatatcgtttttaatcGGGTTTAGCCAGGATTTAAAGGATCTGCCACGTCCAATTGATGGTAGCGGTTGTGTTACCAATTTCTTTGCTGCTTGCTCTTCCAGTCTTCTCATAATGTGCCCATACCAGCGCAAGTGATTTTCTGTAAATTTCTCAATTATTGGAGCCACGTGACATCTACCTCTGTTGTATTTAGAGCTTCTTTTGCCCAGTTTCGTTACGCCCGATGCCCATCGCTGCATTCTCATCATCATCGCCACATGGATTCTTTGCTCCTGTTTAGCAGACAGCGCCAGCATTCTGAGGCATACGTCATTGTAGTTCTAACTACAGctttaactttattggcattttttttGTCACTCACGATTCCTGACTGACACTGCGCGCCAACTTTGCCAGCCGGCTTGTATGCGGTTCGTCACTTCGCGGTCTAGTGAGCCATCATCGCTCACAATGAAGCCAAGATAGTTGAAATTCTCAGACATGGATACCGTTTCAGCAGCGCTATGAAATTTTGGAATCTGGTCACTATCAATAAAAGTGAAAGTGACGTGCTCTGTTTTTTGTGTGCTCATGCGTGAGCCATTTGTTTCCAAGACTTCAGCCCACTGtgacaatttattttgtaaagcaTCAGCATTCTCAGATAGTTGCGCGTCATCATCGGCGTACAACAGCGTCCAAGGCAATGTGTCTTGTAGTTTGCGTGTTAGAGTATCTATAACCAGGTTCAAAATAAGGGGACTGAGGGTCGTGCCCTGGTGAGCCCCTACGTTCATGGAGTGCTTCTAAGATACACCGTTGGCACATAAGACTTGTGATATCGCTTGTAAGTACATATCCTTCACCACATTTACAGTGCTTTCTGGAATATGCTTTTTTCTAACTCATTGACTTTATTAGCTTGCAAATTCCATGGCTCGCAGTCTATAAATAATTTAGAGTTAATATCTGCCTCTATTGTTTTTTACGAAGACAATTAGGTCGGCTCCATTTTTTTCAGCATATCTCGCAAACAACGCCCAAAATGTTCACTTCCAATGCTTAGCTGGTTTTTCGGCATAGATAAGTAACTTGAAATTACCCAACCAAAAATTCTTCAGAAGAGTCAAATAAAAGGCTTAGGCGACCAACCGACAGGAGCATTTCTTTGGTAGATTCAGTCAACGAAAGTTGATTCTAATGTTAGTGACGATGTACTTGCCTTAACCATTCTCATATACACCCCGCTCCATAATTATAAACACaccgcacattttttttttgatgagatttttaataagaatttttataatttttctggaTAATCAGTTTCATATCCTATTAATTTCTAGTATAAAAAGTGGAAATTTAAGTGACTATAAAACACCGtggatttttgaaataattttttgttgacaGTACGCGGCTTCCCTATAAAAAATTCGATCGTGTACTTTGCATGGAATAAATGAAAGAGCGAAGTGACATTTCAGCGAAAAGAAACAGTATTTTATAGTcccttgaaacttgcactttgtgatactaaaattgaatgggctataaaactgcataccagaatttttataaattatacatttttttttgaatttttttttttaatttatctaaaCTTTCAATtattaaccagaatttttataaaaaaaggtttttttagttttaatcaaaatttttaatcaaaaacttaacaaattttaaccaaaaaaaaaatagttttttaacttttaaccaaaaatttacagaatttgtataaaaaaatttttgttttgtttcaaatttgttttaaaaatctcATCAAAACTTaaccagaattaaaaaaaatggtttttttacttttaatcaaacttctttttataatttttgtaaaaaagaaatttcttttaatttcgctttaaaattttattaaaactttcaatttttaacgataacttttataaaatttttttttttaacttgtaatcaaaatttttaacaaaaaacttgGCCAACTTtaaccaaaaaacattttttttacttttaaccagaatttgtataaataaaaaaattgttttaaaatctcatcaaaactttaaatttttaaccagaatttttataaaaaaaaatttttgtttcacttttaactaaattttttataaaaaaaagcaggatttttgttttaattttgttttaaaatttcatcaaaactttaaatttttaaccagaatttttataaaaaataaattttttttagctttgaaccaaaatttttataaattttgttttttacttttaaccagactttatataaaaattttgtttttgttttaactttgttttaaaCTCTCACCAAAACCTTTAATTTTtaactagaattaaaaaaaaaaaaaattttataaaaaaatgtttgcgttaatttaatttattcaaaacttttaatttttaactagaatagaaaaaaaattttttttaacttttatccaaaatttttataaaaaaaaattgttgttttttacttttaaccagactttgtataaaaattttgtttttgttttaaatttgttttaaactcTCACCAAAACCTTTAATTTTtaactagaattaaaaaaaaaaaaaatttataaaaaaagttttgtgttaatttattcaaaacttttaatttttaactagaatagaaaaaaaattttttttaacttttatccaaaatttttataaaaaaaaatttttgttttttacttttaaccagactttgtataaaaattttgtttttgatttaaatttgttttaaactcTCACCAAAACCTTTAATTTTtaactagaattaaaaaaaaaaaaaattttacaaaaaaatttttgtgttaatttaatttattcaaaacttttaatttttaactagaatagaaacaattttttttttaacttttatccaaaatttttataaaaaaaaatttttgttttttacttttaaccagactttgtataaaaattttgtttttgatttaaatttgttttaaactcTCACCAAAAcctttaatttttaactatattagaattaaaaaaaaaaaaaattttagaaaaaaatttttgtgttaatttaatttattcaaaacttttaatttttaactagaatagaaaaaattttttttaacttttatccaaaatttttataaaaaaaaattttttttcttttacccaaaatttttttttaaaagaagatttttcatacaaatatggagatgatttatttttacattaagcctttgtttaattatattttttttatttcatattttttaaattttattgtttttatataatttttttttctctgtttttaactttcaactaaaatttgtaaccataatttgtatacaaaagttttaaaaattgaaagttttgctgacattttaaaacatatttcaagATTTTGCATAACTTTGAACCTTTGCGTTAtaacaccttgatcaaaaagttcccggctAAATTCACGGATAAACtcacaaataaaagtttattcttCAAAAGTGATATCATCGCCTTCagagtactccccatcaactgcaacgcatttatgccagcgtttgatccagctctcgaaacacttctggaactctattctcgatatagccatcagagccgtcttcgatttttctatGACTTCCTTTTGGGCTGTTTAAACGCATTCCCCGTaatggttttttgactcgatccaACAGAAAACGATCGCAGGGTGCCAGATCAGGTGCATTCGATGTCTGTTGGAtgatattcgtttcgttcttggtcagaAGTCCACGAGTAAACGACGGTGTGTTATTGTGTTGCAAAATACACGAGTTGTTTGCCCACAAATCTTTTTTGGAGAATCGCTTCACGTAACCCTCTCATAATGCCCAAATattagtccttattaactgtctgaccttctgacAAGAATTCGAGGTGTACAATACTGTTGTAATCCCTAAAATCCGTAAGCATCGACttcttttttgattgaaaaCGAGGCTGATTTTTTGGTCTGATTTACTCGGAGCTCTAACTCACTCGCTTGGTATCTGAATTGCATTTCGTACTCATAAATCCACGTcacgtctccagtaatgatgcgtttgttGGAtaggattcagccttggaattTATGTCTTTGGCGACATCAACGCGatcccttttttgcatgaatttAGGAACCAACTTTGAAGCGACATGGCGCCAATCCAagtcattaactacaatgccctaaacggatccataagcaatgttcaagtccgcTGCCAGCTTTCTGATGTTTAATTCGctgttattgatcaacttttcttttactttattgatattttcatgAGTTTTCTATGTCGAtggcctgccactacgttcgtcatctTCGAAGGACTCACGATCTGTTCTGAAGCTGCCATTCCGCTATTTTCTTCTTAGAGTATCATTATCGAAACAGTTTGCCAACATTTCTAAGGCTTTCGCACCATTGAAACTGTAAAACATCGAAAACACATGCAGATTTAAATTTAGCCAAGTCGGCGTAACTTATACAAATATCAAGCAATGTCGatacaattttggtaaaaatgttaataacaaatgtggcaacctaacaaaaaaaaaaaaaaaattaaataaaaagtaaaaaataaaataaagctcaaatcagttgacttagagcgtcgcCTGGTCGTTGCACCAGGAACTTTTTGATTAAGGAGTGTAATTTTGTTGTAGTatcaactatatttttttataaaaaaattttagtgtgCTTATAACTTTGCAACGGGCTGTTTATGAGAAAAAACCATAGAGGTACGAATTAATCGCAGTTAGAGCAAGCATAACGCCCCGCACAATTTTCGGAAACCATTTGGATTAAAAGCGATCGGCATTGGTACTGGTGCAATACTGAGGATACCTCTGGATATTTTGGTCGCCTACGTGCATACCAGTCGTCTCAATGGCCAGTGAATGGTGCCTGTGCAAATCACATAAAATAATGGCTTTTTAGTATGCGAAGTACTTACAGTAGTTTCGAGAGCTTCATCAGAATTATTGTCATCCCAAACCAGCTAATATTCCTTATTTATATATCCATTAATGTTTGAAAGACCGAATGCTTCCATTGATTTCACCGTAAAAAATACGGTTCAACTTTCAGATGTTTTGCAGCCCACTTACGCAAGATATAACTTATAAGATCTTAAGATCAACAGATCTTAACAAGTTGACCTCTGCGTTTTCACAAAATGCAAACTGTTGAGAGGTGATGGAAGCCTGCGTCCGTATAAGATCTTAAGAAAAGATCTAAGATCTTCAATTAAATCTAAAATCTTCAAATCTAATACGGACACAGGCTTCCATCACCTCTCAACAGTTAGCATTTTATGAAACGGGATAGGCCAAGTGGTTGAGAACTGGATCGACTGACAAATTTTGGTTGTCGATTTCAATGATACTCATAATATAAGTTCATAGTGGATGCATCTTACCCCATGGAAGTTGAACCATATTTTCTTAGTGAAACTATATTTAATCAGGCTCATTTTTGCCTTAGTGCGTATAGGAATACGAAAAATATCCAAAAGAAGCCAAACCTAAATACTCTTGAACGTGAATTGAAAAAACCgtctgaaatatatgaaatttttatttctataaaattttattaatatcatctttatattaattttaattttactatttttatttttataataatttttgatacTGTTTCAACCCCTTTGAGCAAGACGACAAGAATTGCCCAAACGACAGCAAGGTCGCGGGCAAAACGAAATTATTTGACCAGCTCTCGCCGTCACGCAAATCTCCAATCGACCTCTGAGCGGAATGCAAGATATTTGGCACACTCTTTGAGTCACACTGATTCTGATAGACCTCATTTGACAAAACTGAGATTGcgctgaaaaaaataaatacgaaaatattGGATACGAAAAtcagaatgtatgtatgtaaaattttaccaaaaggTGTGACTACTATGCAAAGTAGAAGGATGTAAGCAGGGAACctcattttgatatttacttCGTTAGTGAAACCTGATTTTAGCAACGTTAATagtttaacttaaaaatactgCGGGTATTTATAGGTAAAACCACTTGAGCTTGGGCGGTTCATCTACTGAATGAGAAAAGTAATGCttttataaattctttgttCTTTTAATAATAAGATATGTTAAGTTATtcactttaataataaaaaaattattttaataataactgCTTATTATAGCACTTTTATTAAATgggtaaaatacaataaaaaaagagtcTTTACTTTTCAAAGAATTGCAGACTTTGTTTGCCTTTTATAAGCCGTGGAAATgtatgcacttacatacatatacagtcaATCTCAAACTAAAGTGTACACCACGTATTGATTactcttttataaaaacacagaTTATACTACAGCAAGAagcatataaagcaaagtttcgaatTTTGTCAATATAAAATTTCTAAGCATTCGAATATTTGACTAATACAAGGTgaagaacaaaataaacaagactgagctaaaataggaacgacaggagcttttttctaataacctcgagtttatttattcaaaataatcccctcggCCCTCGATGCACTATTTTGTGCGATTTAAAAGCCTTttagatggcctctacggaagcaaaacgttttcctttcatggccaaatgcattTTTCCGAATAGTTGGAAGTCAGAGGGAGCCATTTCAGGCGAATACGGAGTGTGAtagatggttaaaatgcgatttctaatcagaaaatcagtcacaagagtggatcgatgaaatggtgcattatcatgcaataagcgccagcttcctccttcgcgattgttgttgttattgaagTGGTTAAGTACTATTGAAATAATCTTAATTAGTGACCAGTACCGTTTTACGACAACTGTCCTCGTTGATGatgttcttttttttggtttttttggctTCTAAGTCAGATCTATTTaatgaggtccaagtatagcaaattctttatctcgatgtctgagatctcattaatttgctgtaagaaaggcttaccgaaggagcgtAGTCGTGCCCTACCTACCCCTGGACATtgacataagtagtggaaaagagtTTCCTTCACCCATTCCggttgacagcttctgcagatgggattgaaggggcggttgagtctggctgcatgatacCCTACCTTCCAAAGACCTGCaaaggttgcagtgatgcgtgaaatgtttggtcgcgAATATCCTAATAGgtaattcgtcctttggattttgaaCGACGGccatgtattttttgttgtaatacatatagttaattgcttccatcttttttcggctaaagcatgatagtgtgaagcaatagaTGCTCttattgtgttgagtggggtggagactgccaccgcctctgctatgtagagtgtcgaaccttttcttgctagctcatccgctatgcATTACCTCGTatattcctatgaccgggacCCCATATTAGGGGCCATATTAATGGAAACATTCTTGAATTCATGAGCACTACGTCATCCGCGTACGCCActactttaattccctttcggttgaatttggtaaggatATTGTTGACAACTAAAAACCACAGCAGAGGGGATAAGACCCCTCCCTGAGGGGTTCTCCTGTTGACAGAGTATTTTACCGTGCTGCTGCCTATCTCtccgatgattattctagttttaagcatgttctctatccattcgttgagacctcTGTCTGTGCCTAACatattaagagcctcaattatggatcttgtgcTAACATTGCTAAACGCCCcctcgcggtattcagggcgaattcgacgaatgcaatGCAATAAATGCTTCACAATGCCAAGATaggaaattgcattgacggtttggcccattggcatgcactccttgtggacaattccattGGAATAGTAAAAACGAATGAGCATCGACCTGATTTtttacttctccaaacgcgattttttgggtggtggctcgtctgtgACCTTCCATtcagcactttgacgcttagtttcaggttcacgttggaaacaccacgtttcaacatcagttacaatgttgttctcgacttttctcgcctctttaatgaggtctttcgaatgttgaattctgagcaatttttggtcctcagttaacttgtgcggaaagaaacgtgcacagatctttcgtaagcccaaatgatcagttaaaacgggataaattgatgttttggagatactcAACTCCGATTtcttgaatttcaacgatgatttcggtgtatttttgataaatttacgaaaactTCGATGAAGCTTTCGattattactgattttgggcgaccCGTATAgataatatattttacatacatttacattatATCGTGTGGTTTTCTATACATCTACAAAACACCCGTTACATAAAGCATCAACACATTTTCTCAAGTTCTCTTCTTATATAGGTTGATTTCCTGTTGAaagtttaattatattattcttttattttaatcgaaATTTCTACAAATTAACACCCGTTACAGAAAGTTTCAAAACATTATCCTAAATTTGTTTCTTATGTGTGCTGGGATTTATTCAAACGTATAATTCGATTATTCTTATATTCTAATCGAAATTTTCATACACTTGCAAAAAAACACCTGTTTATAAAACATCAATTCAttgtttgaaattgtttttatatattttatacatcaTTCTTTTCTCATATTTGCTTATTCTTCCAcacattaaaaaaacacccgttacacaaattatcaaaacattttttgaagttcTTTTCTTATGTTgtatgaattttattcaaaagttgAATCGAAATTTCCATACACTTGAAAAAACATCCGTTACATTGCGTATCAGTATATTGTCTTaagcttttttcttatattgaatttatttttttttaagtataattaAACTGCTGTGATCTCTGCAATTTGGTTGCTTCTCTTAAGGCACTTGCCAGCCAGCGTAGACAAAGCTTTGTGCTTCATTGAATATTAATGGATTATTGTTTCTCGTAATTGCCCAGCTGGGGCtgtaagacaataaataaaagtttcttttaattaatCTGCAGGTATGTAACACTCATACAGTGTGACATACTTACGAACCTGGAATATGCGGAAAAGCAATGCATCGCACAAAAAAGATTCTTTGCAAGGACGCACTTTGCTTTCGATTGCCCTTTTGATTAACCTTTGcctacaataaaatataatttagctGTAAAAGCGGTCATCCCTTtacactattttttgtttgttcgttATGCCCAAAATATGAAAATCTGGCACTTAATGGATTAATTGGAAAAGTATTAAAAGAAGCCACACTTACGTTCTTCCTGTGAGCAAaaccttattaaaaaattatttattgaaaaaaatctaaaaaaatatttactcatttttaaatataaaatatttccattgGCATTAATTTTTGAAGGTTTCTCAACCTCTTTGTGGCCGTTGGCAAGAGTTGCCCAACCGACAGCAAGGACGCGGACAATGCGAAATTATTCGACCAGCCAGCACAAACTCACAAACCACAGTTTGACCTCTGAATGGTATGCAAGACTGTTGGCACACTCTTTGATTTTGTCTTAATCTGACAGTCATCATTCGGCAAGGCTGCGAttgcactaaaaaaataaatatgtaaatattaaatacgaaaatcagaatg comes from Anastrepha ludens isolate Willacy chromosome 3, idAnaLude1.1, whole genome shotgun sequence and encodes:
- the LOC128856514 gene encoding uncharacterized protein LOC128856514 → MNVGAHQGTTLSPLILNLVIDTLTRKLQDTLPWTLLYADDDAQLSENADALQNKLSQWAEVLETNGSRMSTQKTEHVTFTFIDSDQIPKFHSAAETVSMSENFNYLGFIVSDDGSLDREVTNRIQAGWQSWRAVSVRNRAKNPCGDDDENAAMGIGRNETGQKKL